The genome window CGCCGGCGCGTTCGGTTACTTGAACCCGATCATCGCGGCCATTCTGCACAACGCGGGTTCGTTGATAGTGGTGTTCAACAGCGCGCGTCTGGTGCGGCTGGGCGAAGAACTGGAACCGTTCCACGCCGGCGCCGCGGAACCGGTGGAAAAGCACCCCGGTCACCCTGAATCCATGCCGCAACTGGCGCCGAGACCGGTGTGATCAGCCGAGATATGCCTGCCACCGAAACACTGCCATCCGCCACCCGCGCCGCTCAACCGGCGGAAAACGTCGTCGTCGTTCGCGGGCTGACGAAGGTTTTCAAAGACTTCTGGGGCCGGCCCAAGGCAAAGGCGGTGGAGAGCGTGGACTTCGAAGTCCGCCGCGGTGAAGTGTTCGGTTTGCTCGGGCCGAACGGTTCCGGCAAATCCACAACCGTCAAAATGCTGCTGGGACTGCTCTATCCCACCAAGGGACATATCGAGGTGTTCGGCCATTCGCCGAGGCATGTGCCCACAAAATCGCGCATCGGCTACCTCCCGGAGGAATCGTACCTCTATCGCTACCTGGACTCCAACGAAACCCTCGACTTCTTCGGCAGCCTGTTTGATTTGCCGGACAACGAGCGCCGCCGCCGCGCGGAACAACTCCTGGAGATGGTCGGTTTGAGCCAGGTGCGCCGCCGCATGGTCGGGGAGTTTTCGAAAGGCATGCAACGCCGCATTGGCCTCGCACAGGCGCTCATCAACGATCCCGATCTCGTCATTCTCGACGAACCCACCTCGGGCCTCGACCCGATCGGCTGCCGTGAAGTCAAAGACCTGATTCTCGCGCTGGCCCGGCGCGGCAAGACCGTCATCCTCAGCAGTCATTTGCTGGCCGACGTGGAGGACGTTTGCGACCGCGTGGTGATCTATTACGGTGGCAAAATCCGTGCGATGGGCACGCTGAAGGAGCTGCTCGCAAAAGCGGACTCGGTGCGCATCACCGCGCCCGCGTTGCCGCGTGAAACGTTGCAGCGCGTACTCGATGTCATCCGGCGGGACGTGGCGGAAGACAAGGTGCGCATCGACACTCCCACGCAAAACCTCGAGAGCTACTTCCTCGGCGTCGTGGAAAAGGCGCGGGCAAGCGAGACGGAAACGTCGGGCGCGACCTCCGGCAGCAAGGTGGCGGCGTACCTGCGCGGCGACGCAGAGGCTTCATCGCAGGCTGGAAGGATTCTTGATCGATTGACGCAACCGGCGGCTGCCGCCGAACTGAAAGCCGCGAAACCGGAGCCGGAGGAAACCGCGGATCTCGAAAAACTCGACGAACTGTCCAGGCCCAGGGATGACAGGCCGCCGGATGAGAGACCGGCGGAAGCCGCGAAAGCTGCCGAGCTGGAAAAGGCGAACGAAAAACTGTCGTCGCTGCTCGGCAAGCCCAAGTGACCCTCCGGATTTGAAATTCGCGATTTCAAATCCGGGTTTATCCTGATGCAACGCCTGTTCGCCATCGCCAAGCTGACACTCAGGGCCGCGTTCCGCTACAGGCTGGTGCAGATTCTGGTGCTGCTGCTGCTCGGGGCGGTGATCGGGCTGCCGCTCGTCATCAAGCACGACGGCACGGCGCAGGGGTTCACGCAGATTGTACTCACCTACACGCTCGGCGCGATCACCACACTGCTCGGATTCGCGACGCTCTGGATGGCGTGCGGCACGCTGGCGCGTGATGTCGAGGAGTGCCAGATGCAGATGGTGGCCGTGAAGCCGATCGCCCGTTGGGAAATCTGGGTGGGCAAGTGGGCGGGCATCATGCTGCTCAACGTCCTGCTGCTGGGGATCTCGGGCGCCGCCGTGTACTTCCTCATGCAATGGCGCGCCGGCCAGTTACCCCCCGAGGCTCAGGAAAAACTGCGGAATGAGGTGCTGGTCGCGCGCGGTTCGATCAAACAAACCGTGGACAACGCCGCGATCGAAGCGGTGGTCGAACAACGGCTTCAGGAACGGCTCAAGGACAGCAAGGTGGCAGCCATGGACCGCGACTTCGTGCGCAGGCAAATCCGCGAGCAGGTCAAGGCCGGGGCCCAGGTTGTCCCGCCCAACGCCAACGGAGGGCGACGCTGGGTTCTCAGCACCGGCCTGCTCAAGGATGCTCTGCGTGACAAACCGTTGGAGTTGCGGATCAAGTTTGTCGTGGCGCAGCCAAACGCCTCGGGCACGTACTACGGCGCCTGGTATATCGGCCCGCCCAACGGCCGGCGCTATCAGGTGGAACAGCCCAGCCTGGCGGCTGACACGTTTCACGAAATCCCGCTGCCACCCGGCCTGCTCGACGAGAACGGCAACCTCGTCGTTGATTTTGTGAACTTCAACGACACTGCGTTGCTGTTCTCCCTCGAGGACGGGATCGAAGTGCTTTACCCCGACAGCGGGTTCGGACTCAATTTTATCCGTGGACTGGGGATCATCAGTTGTTGGCTCGCGTTGCTGGCAGCGATCGGCCTCTGCGCGGCGAGCTTCCTCTCGTTCCCGGTCGCGGCGTTCGTTTCGCTTGGCGTGCTGGTCGTCGGCCTTTCCAGCGGAACGGTGAAACAGGTGGTGGAGGAGGGCGGAATTGCGGCGGTCAACCATGAAACCGGCCACGTGGACGCCCCTACCCTACTGGACATGATCGCGCTGCCGGTTTTCAAGGGGCTGCTTCAGGTGATCAATCTGGTCCACGGCTTTTCTCCCATTGACTCGCTGAGCAGCGGCCGGAGCGTGAGCTGGGGAGAACTGGCGCGCGCCGTGGCGCAGATCGTTTTGCTGATGGGCGGTTTCTTCGCGGCCGTGGGCGTCATCAGCTTTACGCGCCGTGAACTCGCCACCGCCCAGGGAACGCAATGAAATGACCGCGTCCCGTTCCAGATTCTACCGCCCGGCGCTGATCGCCGCGATCATCGCGCTGC of Candidatus Angelobacter sp. contains these proteins:
- a CDS encoding ABC transporter ATP-binding protein; this translates as MPATETLPSATRAAQPAENVVVVRGLTKVFKDFWGRPKAKAVESVDFEVRRGEVFGLLGPNGSGKSTTVKMLLGLLYPTKGHIEVFGHSPRHVPTKSRIGYLPEESYLYRYLDSNETLDFFGSLFDLPDNERRRRAEQLLEMVGLSQVRRRMVGEFSKGMQRRIGLAQALINDPDLVILDEPTSGLDPIGCREVKDLILALARRGKTVILSSHLLADVEDVCDRVVIYYGGKIRAMGTLKELLAKADSVRITAPALPRETLQRVLDVIRRDVAEDKVRIDTPTQNLESYFLGVVEKARASETETSGATSGSKVAAYLRGDAEASSQAGRILDRLTQPAAAAELKAAKPEPEETADLEKLDELSRPRDDRPPDERPAEAAKAAELEKANEKLSSLLGKPK